The Pirellulales bacterium genomic sequence GCAGCTCCGGCACCGAACGCCCATTTTGCGGCGCCCTGCTCGATAACAAAATGAAGGGCGTCTACACCTGCGCCGGCTGTGGGCTCCCGTTGTTTTCGTCCGACGCCAAATTCCATTCCGGCACGGGCTGGCCCAGTTTTTTTCAACCCATCGCCGAAGGCAACGTCGCCCAGAAGCACGATCACAGCTACGGCATGAGCCGCACGGAAATCAACTGTGCCCGGTGCGACGGTCACTTGGGGCACGTCTTCGACGATGGTCCGCGCCCCACGGGCTTGCGATTTTGTTTGAATTCCGCCTCGCTCAATTTCACACCCAGCGAAAAGCTGGCCACGCTGGCAGATCCGGCGGCCGGCACCGCCGGCTTGCAAAAATCTCGGGCCCCAATGCAGGAGACGAAGGCACAGCCACAGCAGGCTGGTTCGGAAACACAAAGCCACAGTTTCGGCGCGATGCAAACTGCCGTCTTCGCCGGCGGCTGCTTCTGGTGCACCGAGGCAGTGTTCGAGCAACTCGAAGGCGTCAGCGATGTGGAAAGCGGCTACGCCGGCGGCGCTGAAGAAACGGCAAACTATGAGCGTGTGTGTGATGGTGACACCGGTCATGCTGAGGCCATTCGCATTACGTACGATCCTAACCGCATCAGCTACGATCGTCTGCTCGACGTGTTTTTCGATTCGCACGACCCCACGCAATTGAATCGTCAGGGGAACGATTATGGCGCCCAATATCGCTCGGCCATTTTTTATGCCGACGAACAACAGAAGCAGGTTGCCCAAGCGAAAATCGCGCAACTGACGCAATCGCATGCATTTTCCAAACCGATTGTCACCACGCTGGAACCGCTGGCAGCCTTCTACACGGCGGAGCAGTATCACCAAAATTACGCCCGCAATAACCCGCTGCAACCGTACATCCAAGCGGCGGCGATTCCGAAAGTTTGCAAAATTCGCGAAAAGCATCCAGGCCTGCTAAAAAAGAATTCCGCAGCTGGCGCCACATAACCACGCTATGCGGAAATTCGGCGGCGTTGCCGAGCCGTGTAGATCAACAGCAATGCCCCGGCGCCAATTGCCAATAACACTTCGGCAGGTGGCTCGGGAACAGAGTCGATCGATCCGCCCCCACTTTTCAGCAAATTAATCAGAGTCTGGAGGTCGGCGTTCGTGATCGACCCAGAACCATTCAAATCGCCCAAAGCCAGCATTTCGGCGTCGGTGAGGTGGTTGGTGTTTTCATAGCTGGCCAAATTTGCAAGCGCACTAAGCATTGCGGGAATGTCTGCCGCATCGACAGACCCGTCACGATTGAAATCGCCCGGCACAATGGTTACCTCGGTCGTGCTTAATCCGACCGTGTTGTTAGCATCGGTTTGCGCGTTGGCACCGGTAATGTATTCGTAATCGTGCCAACCGGTGACGCTGGGATCGGCCGCGGTGTTGGTAATTTCCATGCGCAAGGCGTCATACATGTCGCCATCAGTAGTGCTGACACTGAACGTGAACTCGTTATCGGCCCCGGCGGCATTCAAATCGGCCGTTGGAAACTGAAAAGCCAGGAATTGATACACGCCCGCATCGCCGCTGCGTGTCATGGCGTCGGCGGAGACCGCCAGCGTATTGCCGTTGATTCCGGTGTAGTGCCATGTTTCGGAGTGACCGTTGAGAGCCACGGTTAGGCTCGCTTCGACGGATGCCAGCCCGACCGAGAGCACCACGTACTGCCCTTGAGCCTGCTGGGCCGTGGTTGTGGTGAAATGCACTTCCCAGGGCGAACCGTGATAATTTGCCGGTCCCACGCCTGTGCCGCCATGAGCGGAATCGCGCACATAAGCTGGCGCCGTGTTGGCGTAATTATCGGTAGTGCCGTTGCTGGCATCGTACAGCCCGGGGTCGAAAGTTTCCCATTGATTGGCAATCCATTTATTGGGGTCGTTGGTGGCGGGCGTCGAGCCCACAGCCGTGGCGAAATACACCACTTTGCCGGGATTGCCCAGCGTTTGCTCTTCGGCCCAGAAATCGTAAGCGCCTTGGTATTGCCGCAGGTCGCCGCCGGAAACGACTCCCGGATTGGCGCTCGTGGCGTGCCCGTTCAGAAATTCGTTGGCGGAGCGATTCGGCGTGCCGATGGTCCAAATCGGAGCCGCGGTGCCGAAATTTTCCGGCGTGAATTTCAGATTGCTGGGGAAGGCGATTTGATCGCCCGCGACTTGGATGCCGTCATAGCGTGTTTCGCCCCACTGGCCCAATTGGTACAGCGATAAACGGTAGGTGCCGGGCACAATGTTCGAAATGGTAGCCGTTCCGCTCGACGAAAGCTGCGCCCAGTATTGGTCGCCGCTGCCCGATTCTTGAAAACTCTTATTCGGATCGGAAAGCACAATGGTATTGTTGTTGACGTTGCTGCTCCAGCCCGCGGTGTTGGCAACCGAAACTTGGAGCTTGCCGCGCTGCGTGGTGGGAATGTAACCGCCGCCGCCGCTGCTGCTGGGTGTGAGAAGTTCTGTATCGGTGTTGTAATCAGCCACCAACGCCGGCATGCTGTTGACCGCGTCTTGATACAATTGGGCCCCGCTTTCGCCATTCACCGGAGTGAAACGGAAAGCGTACGGGCCGTACAGTCGTGAAGTATTGACCCCTTGCGCCGGCGTGTAGCCATAATTCGGATCGCCCGTGCCGTAGTGATTGGAAAGGAACTCGACCATCGAGATGTTGTTGGTGAACATCAACTCCTGCTTGGTCGGTCCACCGGTCATGGTGTCTTCGGAGGTAAACAGCGCCGAGACCGCGTATTGCGAGCCATATTCCGTTGTCGCCTGCAAGAACTGCGTGTACGACGAATAGTCGTACTTAGTGTAAATGTTGGTTCCCCAATCGCCGGTTAGTCCACTGCCGGTCAAATCGGTGGTGGCGTCTTGCACGTTGCGGCCCGCTTGGCCCATTACGGTGTTGTAATTTGGCGATCCATCCGCAGCATAATAGGGATTCTGCGTGGAAGTTTGCACGCCGATGTTGTTCGGCCCGGTGTTGACCTGATAGGTGTGGTTGAACATCGACGTGTTGACGCGCGCCAAAAATTGCCCTTGGCCATAGGTGCCGGCGATATCTGTCGCGGAATGGTTCACCACTTCGTACGTCACAATATCCGGATCGTTGTTGAACATCACATAGTGAACCTGGTAAGTGAATGGGTTACTGCTATTGGATTGGGTGGTGGTG encodes the following:
- a CDS encoding bifunctional methionine sulfoxide reductase B/A protein, with amino-acid sequence MVRVHVFNRQGDLVGPVDSPKLILNDAQWRQRLTPEQFEVLRSSGTERPFCGALLDNKMKGVYTCAGCGLPLFSSDAKFHSGTGWPSFFQPIAEGNVAQKHDHSYGMSRTEINCARCDGHLGHVFDDGPRPTGLRFCLNSASLNFTPSEKLATLADPAAGTAGLQKSRAPMQETKAQPQQAGSETQSHSFGAMQTAVFAGGCFWCTEAVFEQLEGVSDVESGYAGGAEETANYERVCDGDTGHAEAIRITYDPNRISYDRLLDVFFDSHDPTQLNRQGNDYGAQYRSAIFYADEQQKQVAQAKIAQLTQSHAFSKPIVTTLEPLAAFYTAEQYHQNYARNNPLQPYIQAAAIPKVCKIREKHPGLLKKNSAAGAT
- a CDS encoding polysaccharide lyase family protein, yielding MQDCFLRLRNFLTRCVGQFFLRRSLYGAIAWIWIAVFAVSPCHATITISGTSGSTWTISNGDLTVNFSTSASKLTSVAIGSSGNILDPNNSQLYDELAKSGLGSGTMAASYQQTSNYIDFYTTTQSNSSNPFTYQVHYVMFNNDPDIVTYEVVNHSATDIAGTYGQGQFLARVNTSMFNHTYQVNTGPNNIGVQTSTQNPYYAADGSPNYNTVMGQAGRNVQDATTDLTGSGLTGDWGTNIYTKYDYSSYTQFLQATTEYGSQYAVSALFTSEDTMTGGPTKQELMFTNNISMVEFLSNHYGTGDPNYGYTPAQGVNTSRLYGPYAFRFTPVNGESGAQLYQDAVNSMPALVADYNTDTELLTPSSSGGGGYIPTTQRGKLQVSVANTAGWSSNVNNNTIVLSDPNKSFQESGSGDQYWAQLSSSGTATISNIVPGTYRLSLYQLGQWGETRYDGIQVAGDQIAFPSNLKFTPENFGTAAPIWTIGTPNRSANEFLNGHATSANPGVVSGGDLRQYQGAYDFWAEEQTLGNPGKVVYFATAVGSTPATNDPNKWIANQWETFDPGLYDASNGTTDNYANTAPAYVRDSAHGGTGVGPANYHGSPWEVHFTTTTAQQAQGQYVVLSVGLASVEASLTVALNGHSETWHYTGINGNTLAVSADAMTRSGDAGVYQFLAFQFPTADLNAAGADNEFTFSVSTTDGDMYDALRMEITNTAADPSVTGWHDYEYITGANAQTDANNTVGLSTTEVTIVPGDFNRDGSVDAADIPAMLSALANLASYENTNHLTDAEMLALGDLNGSGSITNADLQTLINLLKSGGGSIDSVPEPPAEVLLAIGAGALLLIYTARQRRRISA